A window of Oscillospiraceae bacterium contains these coding sequences:
- a CDS encoding DNRLRE domain-containing protein, protein MRKRTLLIIAVVAALAGLSVWLLTRGSGLPENLTTEVWRFSDNTVNTWFVEGQPDEEREFNMDNTTLHFGKTAGGKDIVSLLRLPLKATWLADEVYEARLFLKLAEGEAPASVSVSLAMKSWNNFEMGTDELRALIDGRNTKTGNVKAEADGWISIPVTEYVKIWMNGDMQNNGLAIFGADDKGEFVVVSGYVENEDDYPYFEVSGAVGQRESSRGNFGYTEMPTPGMAEDDAGNCLSYALRDNDMILIDDLGVNVDEMNRIYMALGEDGIADYIAGRVESYMDTHKEGLSISNFRRLDDFNSEIDGKTEYRIALRVGVDAIDGVADFHDDGAFDYHFRVQTSDGRWAQKYPLDVSEIIPYGGADVSPVKYDWDAALQWLPKFQNFYSSKVIYFAVTKDVNEFTRHKSAV, encoded by the coding sequence ATGCGTAAACGAACACTTTTAATAATAGCGGTTGTCGCCGCGCTTGCCGGCCTTTCGGTCTGGCTGCTGACCAGAGGCTCCGGGCTGCCGGAGAACCTTACGACCGAGGTTTGGCGCTTTTCGGACAATACTGTTAACACATGGTTTGTCGAGGGACAGCCGGATGAAGAGCGTGAATTCAATATGGACAACACAACCCTGCACTTCGGGAAGACCGCCGGGGGCAAGGATATTGTGTCGCTGCTGCGCCTGCCGCTTAAAGCGACATGGCTGGCAGATGAGGTGTATGAGGCGCGGCTGTTCCTCAAGCTTGCGGAAGGTGAAGCGCCCGCGTCCGTTTCCGTATCTCTGGCAATGAAAAGCTGGAACAACTTTGAGATGGGCACAGATGAGCTCCGCGCGCTCATAGACGGGAGAAATACCAAAACAGGTAACGTGAAAGCGGAAGCTGATGGCTGGATTAGCATCCCTGTGACGGAATATGTAAAAATCTGGATGAATGGCGATATGCAAAACAACGGGCTGGCGATTTTCGGTGCTGATGATAAAGGGGAATTTGTCGTTGTTTCCGGTTATGTCGAAAACGAGGATGATTACCCGTACTTTGAGGTCAGCGGCGCGGTGGGACAGAGGGAGTCCAGTCGCGGAAATTTTGGCTATACAGAAATGCCAACGCCAGGCATGGCGGAGGACGATGCCGGTAACTGCCTGTCCTATGCTTTAAGGGATAATGATATGATTCTGATTGACGACTTGGGCGTTAATGTCGATGAAATGAACCGAATCTATATGGCGCTCGGCGAGGACGGCATAGCGGATTATATCGCAGGGCGCGTTGAAAGCTATATGGATACACACAAGGAAGGGCTGAGTATTTCCAACTTTCGCAGGCTTGACGATTTTAATTCGGAAATTGACGGTAAAACGGAGTATAGGATTGCTCTGCGCGTAGGTGTGGATGCCATAGATGGAGTTGCGGACTTTCACGATGATGGTGCGTTTGATTACCATTTCCGAGTACAGACAAGTGATGGGCGCTGGGCGCAGAAATACCCGCTGGATGTTTCAGAAATTATCCCATACGGCGGCGCTGACGTTTCTCCGGTCAAATACGACTGGGATGCCGCACTTCAATGGCTCCCCAAGTTCCAGAATTTCTATTCGAGCAAGGTGATATACTTCGCCGTTACCAAGGATGTGAATGAGTTCACGCGGCATAAGTCCGCCGTTTGA